The DNA sequence TCCCAGGCCAGGGAAGAGCCGACCACACGGCCGCCGAGACAAATGAGATTCATGTTATCGTCTTCCACTCCCTGATGAGCCGAAAATGTTTCATGGACCAAGGCGGCTCTGACATGCGAGATCTTGTTGGCCGCGATACAGGCGCCGACCCCACTACCACATACTGCGATGCCGCGTTCTACTTCTCCACTAGCCACGGCCTGAGCCAGAGGAATTACGAAATCGGGATAATCGTCCGTGTCTTGAAGGTCAGCGGCCCCGAAATCCAGTACAGTGTGTCCCGCGGATTTGAGTCTGGCCGATATCTCCTCTTTGAGTCTGAAGCCTCCGTGATCGGCAGCTATGCCTATTCTGGACATTTCAGTAATTCCTTTGCCCTATCACAATTGATTGACACCGGCGGCCCTGATCGTGGGCCGCGCAGAAATGAAGAACCTCGTTTTTCTTGTGGGATGAAAAGAGTATGGCACAGGGGCTTCGTCCTTTCCAGCATGAAATTGAGGGCAGAGACAGGAGAGTGAAGGCATTGGCGAATCGCGGATTCCGGGCCACAATAAGCCTTGACACGCGGAACGCCTGTGAGTAGGCTGGACCCGCGTCACCCCTGCTGATTTTCACCGGCTGCCGCAACCGATTCAGTGTTCGGAACAAGATCCGCCGCGATGCGATCCCTCCCATTGGTCCGGGAAGTCGTCAGACTACTGGTCAGAACGCTCGCCAATCGCTGAAGAGGTAGGTTTTGCGCGATTTGGGGTCACGACTTCTGCTCCCGACAAAGAGACATTGTGGTGAGGTGTAGTCATGAGATCTGCGAGTTGGATGTTGACTTTGGCAGTGCTCTTGTGTGCGCTTGCCTTGTGTCCTGCCGTTGGACTGGCCGCGGGCTTTCCGGATAAGCCGATCACCGTGATCGTTCCGTACCCGGCAGGCGGGTCTACGGACGTAGCCATACGCGCGTTGGCCGAAGCAGCCAAGAAACACCTGGGGCAACCCGTAATCGTCGAAAACAAGAGTGGAGGCGGAGGCGCCGTAGGTGTAGGGAGCATCGTAGGCAAGAAGCCGGATGGTTATCTCCTGTCCGTAGCCGTGACCAGCCTGCTTCGGAACTCGTATATAAATAAATTGCCCTTTGACACGGTTAAAGACCTCACTCCCATCATCCGGGTCGGTGGGTATTTGTACGGCATAGTGGTGAAAAGCGACTCTCAGTTCAAGGATTTGGGAGAGTTGGTGGCTCATGCAAAAGCCAATCCGGGTAAACTGACGTACATGGCCTCCGGGGTGGGCACAGGCGGCCACGTGGCCATGGAGGAGTTGGCCTACAACACCGGTATTAAGCTCTCTCATATTCCCTCCAAAGGAGACCAGGAATCATCCGCAGCGGTTTTGGGGGGCCACGTGGATTTCATGTCCACTACATCAGGCTGGGTGCCCTTGGCCCAGGCCGGGCAAGTTCGTGTGTTGGCCGTTTTCGCAGACAAACGGATCAAGGCTTTTCCGGATGCCCCGACCGTGGCTGAACTAGGCTACAAGGTGGTGCATAATTCGCCCTTCGGGATTTTCGGCCCTAAGAACATGCCCAAAGAAGTGGTCAAGACCCTACATGACGGGTTCAAGAAGGCGATGGAAGACCCGGCGTTCCTATCCACCATGGAAAGTTATGAGTTGCCGGTCCTGTATCAGGACGGCAATGATTACGCGAAGTTCTGGGCAGACGCCTACGTTGAGGCTGGTGATCACGTCAAGAAGTTCATCAAGAAGGAATAGCCGTCGCAAGCAACAGAGCGTTCGGTAGCCCACAGCGGGTTTGATAACCGATCAGCAAGATAGCCATAAGGGCTCGAAATCTCGATGGGGGAGGTTTGGAGGGGCGGCCCCGCAGTACTTGCAGTGCCGTCAAAAAACCGGTACCCCCAACAGGTTGCCCAAAAATCCACCGGCCAACCCTGCCGGGACGCTGATGAAAGTTCTCGGCAGGTCCGCAAGCCCTATCTCCCTCCAAGTTCGCCATGCGTACCACGCCAAGGCGCAGTTAGCCCGGTGAATGCTTACGCTGGATGAGAACGAGGCTCAATCGTGTGAGGCGCTAGCTTTGACAAAGCAGTATTTGATAGCTGATGGCTTCTGGTTGGTCCTGGCGGTGGCTGTGTGTGTGGAGTCCTGGAGTCTGGGGATAGGGGAATTCACGAGTCCGGGCCCGGGTTTTCTACCGTTCTGGGCCGGTGTACTCCTTGGCCTTCTTTCGTTGATTTCGCTGGTCCAAACTGCCACCGAGAAGGCTAAGGAAGAGCCATCTGTGTGGGCAGGGGTGAAGATCCTCAAACTGGGTCTGGTGATACTGACCCTCTTGCTGTACGTGGCTCTGCTCAACACCTTGGGGTTTTTCCTTTGCACGTTCTTGCTCTTGCTCTTTCTGTTTCGGGCGGTTGAACCGTACCGTTGGCACGTAGTGCTATTGGCAAGCATCTTGTCATTGGCCGCTGTTTACGTTTTCTTTGTCCTATTGCTGGACGTAAGATTGCCATCAGGAATTCTGGTTTTTTAGCCATGATTCATGGTCGCTGTATGGAGGCACCATGGACGTTTTGACTCAGCTCGCCCTGGGCTTTCAGGTTGCCCTGCAGCCGATCAACCTGTTCTATTGTTTTCTGGGCTGCTTGATTGGCACAATGGTGGGGGTGTTGCCGGGGCTGGGGCCGACCGCGGCCATGTCCCTTCTTTTGCCCGTCACCTTTCAGGTACAGCCCGTTTCAGCCGTTATCATGCTGGCCGGGATCTATTACGGAGCCATGTACGGGGGATCGACCACCTCTATCCTGGTCAACATACCCGGGGAAGCGGCTTCGGTGATGACGTGCCTGGACGGGTATCGCATGGCCCGCGCAGGGCGGGCCGGCGCGGCCTTGGGCATGGCTGCGTTCTGCTCTTTTATCGCCGGCACGGTGGGAATCCTCGGGCTGACGTTGCTCGCGCCGCCGTTGGTCGGATTTGCATTGCGTTTCGGCCCTCCCGAATACTTCTCCCTGATGTGCCTGGGTCTGGTCGTCCTGACATTCCTGTCATCCACCTCCATGATCAGATCTCTAATGATGGCTTGCTTCGGTCTCATCGTGGGAGCGGTCGGGCAGGACGTAGTGTCGGGAACAACCCGATTCACCTTCGGGACCATGGAACTCATGGATGGCGTTGGCCTCGTTCCGGTCGTCATGGGACTCTTCGGCATCTCGGAAGTACTACTCAATCTTGAAACCAAGATAGATTTGGAGATATTCAAAACCAAAGTCAAAGGGCTCCTTCCTACTTTGGAAGACTGGATCAGGTGCAAATGGGCCCTTGTCCGAGGGACCTTGGTCGGTTTCTTCCTGGGGATCCTTCCTGGTGGTGGGGCGGTCCTGTCCTCGTTCGTCGCGTACGCTGTGGAAAAAAGGTTTTCCCCGCGCGGGGATGAGTTCGGGACCGGTATGATCGAGGGAGTGGCTGCGCCCGAGGCAGCCAACAACTCAGCGGCACAGTCCGCGTTTATCCCGTTGCTTACCCTGGGCCTACCCTCGAATGTGGTCATGGCTATGCTGCTCGGCGCTCTAATTATTCATGGAGTGACACCGGGTCCGCTCCTTATCACCCAGCACCCGGAGGTCTTTTGGGGCGTGGTGGCCAGCATGTACCTCGGGAACGTCATGCTCCTGGTCTTGAATTTGCCCTTAGTGGGGATGTGGGTCCAGTTTCTGAAGGTCCCCTATGCTATTATGATGCCTGTCATAGTCCTATTCTGTCTGATAGGCAGTTACACCATCTCGAACAGCGTGATGGACATCTTCTTCATGCTCGTGTTCGGGGTGATCGGCTATCTCATGAAAAAATTCAAGTACGAGGCCCCGCCGTTCATTTTAGCCTTCGTTCTCGGGCCTCTGCTGGAGTATTCACTCAAACAATCCCTGCTCATATCCAAGGGCAGCTTCGGCATTTTCGTGACAAGGCCTATTTCAGCAGTGTGTCTGGGGATCGGCCTGATTTTGCTTTTAATCCCTCTCGTACCTCACTTCGGGCGAAAACGCCCCGGGGCAACTCTGGAGAGTGAAGATTAGCCTGCCCGATGAACTAATGCGAAGAACATGAATCCGCTCGGAGTCCAATTATGGGTTTGACCTTAATGGAGGGTAACGAGGTTATTGCCTGGGCCGCTTATGAGGCCGGCTGCCGCTTTTTCGCGGGTTATCCGATTACACCGGCGACAACGATCTACAACAGTATGCTCCGAATTCTGCCTCCCGAAGGGGGAATTGTGCTTCAGGGAGAGGATGAAATAGCCTCGCTCGGCTATTGCCTCGGAGCGTCTATGGCAGGCTGGAAGGCCATGACCGCCACGTCCGGTCCCGGAATTAGCCTGTACAGTGAAAACATCTCGTTTGCCATAGGATCGGAAATCCCGGTGGTTATCGTAAACGTCCAGCGCTTGGGGCCATCCACCGGGTCCGCTACCAAGGGCGCGGACGGTGACATTCAATTCATGCGCTGGGGAAGCTCCGGCGGACTGCCCGTGATCGTGCTCGCGCCCGCGGATGTGGCCGACTGTTTCCCGATAACCATGCACGCTTTCAATCTCGCGGAGCAGTACCGGTGTCCCGTGTTCATCGCTTCCAACAAAGAGATCGGCCTGACCGGTGAAACGGTGAATTTTGCCGAACTGGAGAGAGTACCTATAATCAATAGGCTCCCGGCACAGGAGGGGATGCCTTTTGTCCCTTTTCGGCCTGCGCCGGATTCCGGCGTGCCCTATTTCCTGCCCATTGGGGCCAAGACCGTGGTGCGCCAAACATCGTCCACCCACGGAGAAAACGGGTACATAACCACAGACCCGGCGGCCATACGAGCTGCCAATGAAAGGTTGGAGAGAAAACTGACGGCAAATGCCGACCGATTCAGCTATTACCACGAGGAACCGGTCGAGGGCGCCCGGACGCTTGTGGTCACGTACGGCATCACTTCACGGGCCGCTCGGCTGGCATGCCGTGAGCTAAACAAAACAGGCCGAAAGGCGAGCCTGCTGGTGCTCAAGACGTTGTATCCGGTGCCGGAAAGCGTTATTTGCCGTGCGGCCGACAGCATCAAAAGAGTTCTGGTCGTGGAAATGAATCAGGGACAGTATGTGCTGGAAGTAGCTCGTATCCTCAATCACCACAACGTCGAATTCACCGGAGGGATGGATGGCAAGCTCATCAGCCCGTCACAGATCATGGAGGCGGTAATTGACTAGTCTGTTGAACAAAAGCCGACCGCCGGTTTTCTGCCCCGGGTGCGGGCATGAGATTGTAGTTCGAGCCTTGGACAAGGCGTTTCAAAATATGGGCCTCGAAGGAAACCGGATTTGCCTGGTCAGTGACATCGGTTGCTCAGGTCTGTTCGATACCTTTTTCAACACCCACGCGCTTCACGGCCTTCACGGTCGCGTTCTCACGTACGCTGCGGGGATAAAGCTTTGTCGCCCCGAACTGCAAGTGGTCGCGACCATGGGTGACGGTGGCCTAGGAATAGGGGGAGCCCACCTATTGGCCGCTTGCCGGAGAAATGTGAACATCACATTGCTGGTGCTCAACAACTTCAACTTCGGCATGACAGGCGGACAGTGTTCCTCCACCACTCCAAGTGAGGCCGAAGTCGCCTCGGGTTTTCTGAACCGGTTGGATAGGCCCCTGGATCTGCATTCAGTCGCCACCGCGGCCGGCGCACCCTATGTTGCTTCGGTTTCGGGCTATCAAAAGGGCCTGGACAAAACCATTGAAGAAGCCATCGTGTTTGACGGGTTTTCCATAGTGGAGATCCTCGGCATATGCCCGGGCCGGTATACAAAAAGAAACAAGTTGACACCGGGGATGATCGAGGCAGACCTGGCCCGAAATGGCCAAGCAAACGGCCCGGTACCGACCAATACCCGGCCCGAGTACGGCCGAGCTTATCGAGAGTTGGCACGCCAACAAGTGCGAGCGAAGGCCCCCATAGCCATAGAAGCTGCTCTCAAACCAGCCGGAGAGGGACGCCAGGACGTGATTATCCTTGGCTCCGCGGGCCAGCGGGTAATTACTGCCGGCGAACTTCTC is a window from the Desulfomonile tiedjei genome containing:
- a CDS encoding tripartite tricarboxylate transporter permease, translated to MDVLTQLALGFQVALQPINLFYCFLGCLIGTMVGVLPGLGPTAAMSLLLPVTFQVQPVSAVIMLAGIYYGAMYGGSTTSILVNIPGEAASVMTCLDGYRMARAGRAGAALGMAAFCSFIAGTVGILGLTLLAPPLVGFALRFGPPEYFSLMCLGLVVLTFLSSTSMIRSLMMACFGLIVGAVGQDVVSGTTRFTFGTMELMDGVGLVPVVMGLFGISEVLLNLETKIDLEIFKTKVKGLLPTLEDWIRCKWALVRGTLVGFFLGILPGGGAVLSSFVAYAVEKRFSPRGDEFGTGMIEGVAAPEAANNSAAQSAFIPLLTLGLPSNVVMAMLLGALIIHGVTPGPLLITQHPEVFWGVVASMYLGNVMLLVLNLPLVGMWVQFLKVPYAIMMPVIVLFCLIGSYTISNSVMDIFFMLVFGVIGYLMKKFKYEAPPFILAFVLGPLLEYSLKQSLLISKGSFGIFVTRPISAVCLGIGLILLLIPLVPHFGRKRPGATLESED
- a CDS encoding 2-oxoacid:acceptor oxidoreductase family protein, whose product is MTSLLNKSRPPVFCPGCGHEIVVRALDKAFQNMGLEGNRICLVSDIGCSGLFDTFFNTHALHGLHGRVLTYAAGIKLCRPELQVVATMGDGGLGIGGAHLLAACRRNVNITLLVLNNFNFGMTGGQCSSTTPSEAEVASGFLNRLDRPLDLHSVATAAGAPYVASVSGYQKGLDKTIEEAIVFDGFSIVEILGICPGRYTKRNKLTPGMIEADLARNGQANGPVPTNTRPEYGRAYRELARQQVRAKAPIAIEAALKPAGEGRQDVIILGSAGQRVITAGELLGMAAMSAGLYVTQKNDYDITVLRGPSITELILSPAEIDYPEIGLPSVILALAPEGVARRKNVFAGADESTLVIQASGVAIPETKAKVREVDFKALGLKGQDWAVAALAVIAKMQTVIDEPMLESALAYRFGGKVLASVKTVVETVMAQTS
- a CDS encoding RpiB/LacA/LacB family sugar-phosphate isomerase produces the protein MSRIGIAADHGGFRLKEEISARLKSAGHTVLDFGAADLQDTDDYPDFVIPLAQAVASGEVERGIAVCGSGVGACIAANKISHVRAALVHETFSAHQGVEDDNMNLICLGGRVVGSSLAWELVEAFLNAEFTGAERHKRRLAKISALER
- a CDS encoding tripartite tricarboxylate transporter substrate binding protein; translated protein: MRSASWMLTLAVLLCALALCPAVGLAAGFPDKPITVIVPYPAGGSTDVAIRALAEAAKKHLGQPVIVENKSGGGGAVGVGSIVGKKPDGYLLSVAVTSLLRNSYINKLPFDTVKDLTPIIRVGGYLYGIVVKSDSQFKDLGELVAHAKANPGKLTYMASGVGTGGHVAMEELAYNTGIKLSHIPSKGDQESSAAVLGGHVDFMSTTSGWVPLAQAGQVRVLAVFADKRIKAFPDAPTVAELGYKVVHNSPFGIFGPKNMPKEVVKTLHDGFKKAMEDPAFLSTMESYELPVLYQDGNDYAKFWADAYVEAGDHVKKFIKKE
- a CDS encoding pyruvate flavodoxin/ferredoxin oxidoreductase, whose product is MGLTLMEGNEVIAWAAYEAGCRFFAGYPITPATTIYNSMLRILPPEGGIVLQGEDEIASLGYCLGASMAGWKAMTATSGPGISLYSENISFAIGSEIPVVIVNVQRLGPSTGSATKGADGDIQFMRWGSSGGLPVIVLAPADVADCFPITMHAFNLAEQYRCPVFIASNKEIGLTGETVNFAELERVPIINRLPAQEGMPFVPFRPAPDSGVPYFLPIGAKTVVRQTSSTHGENGYITTDPAAIRAANERLERKLTANADRFSYYHEEPVEGARTLVVTYGITSRAARLACRELNKTGRKASLLVLKTLYPVPESVICRAADSIKRVLVVEMNQGQYVLEVARILNHHNVEFTGGMDGKLISPSQIMEAVID
- a CDS encoding tripartite tricarboxylate transporter TctB family protein, coding for MTKQYLIADGFWLVLAVAVCVESWSLGIGEFTSPGPGFLPFWAGVLLGLLSLISLVQTATEKAKEEPSVWAGVKILKLGLVILTLLLYVALLNTLGFFLCTFLLLLFLFRAVEPYRWHVVLLASILSLAAVYVFFVLLLDVRLPSGILVF